DNA sequence from the Neisseria mucosa genome:
GGCAGCAACAAATATCCGAATGCCGTATTGGGCGCGTGGCGGAATAGATGGCAGTGGGGTTGAGCGGCTTGCGATTTGCCCCATGCAATTCCTTTGAATCCTGTATAATAAGAAAATCTGTTAATTCACACTTTCAGACGGCCTTTCGCAAATTTAAGGCCGTCTGAAACATTATTTATGGCAAGAGATAACCGCATTCAAATGTTTCCGCACGAATGGCGTGCCAGTACCACACTCTCCGGCGTTTACGCACTGCGTATGCTGGGGATGTTTTTGGTGCTGCCTGTTTTGGCGATGTATGCCGCTTCGTTGCCCGGTGCGGAAGATAATAAAGCATTGGTCGGTATGGCAATGGGCATTTACGGGCTAACACAGGCCTTGTTGCAGCTGCCATTGGGCATCGCTTCCGACAAGTTCGGCCGTAAAAAAGTGATTTATATCGGCTTGATTGTGTTTGCCGCCGGTAGTTTCTTGGCCGCAGTTGCCGACAGCCTGCAAATGTTGGTTGTTGCGCGTGCCATTCAAGGCGCGGGTGCCGTCAGCGCGGCGGTAACGGCTTTGCTGGCGGATTTGACCCGTAGCGAAGTGCGGACGCGTGCGATGGCGATGATCGGCCTGAGCATAGGCTTGACCTTCTCCGTCAGCCTGGTGCTCGCGCCGATGATTGCCAGCTTTATCGGCGTATCCGGCCTGTTTGCGCTGACCGGTATCCTGACGGTAATCAGTATCGGCGTGGTTGCGTGGATGACGCCAGAGCCGGAAGAGTCAAAACTGCATGAAGACACGCAGGCGCAGCCTTCGCGTATGGGCGAAGTATTGAAAAACCGCCAGCTGCTCAATCTCGACTTCGGTATTTTTGCCTTGCATGCGGCGCAAATGGCATTATTTACCGCATTGCCGTTTGCCATGACGCAGCTGGGTTTGGAAAAAATCCATCACTGGCAAGTCTATCTGCCGTCAACCATTACCGGCCTGATTATTATGGTGCCGCTGATTATCGTCGGCGAAACGCGTAACAAGCTCAAGCAAGTGTTTATCCTCGGTATTGTCTGCATTGCCGCGGCACAAATCGGCTTGCTGTTTGGCATGCACTCGATATGGTTGATTACCGCCTATTTGATTGTTTATTTTATTGGTTTCAATGTATTGGAAGCCAGCCTGCCGTCTATGGTATCGAAAATCGCCCCGTCTGATTTGAAAGGCACGGCGATGGGCGTGTATAACACATTACAGTCAGTCGGCTTGTTTGTCGGCGGCGCGACCGGCGGCTTATTGTTCCAAAAATATGGGTTTTCAGGTGTTTTTACCTTTTGTAGCGTATTGATGCTGTTGTGGCTGGTATTGGCACTCATCTTACCGGCACCGAAATCCGTCAAAAACCTCAGCTATCCGCTTAACGCCGAATGGCAACAAAATCCGGATTTGCTCCACCAAAAACTGACCGAAATTGAAGGCGTCGAAAGCATCAGCTTCAGCGCAGACAAACAAACCATTTATATCAAGGCCTTGCAAAAAGGATTCGACCAAGAGGCCGCCGAAAAAATCATCACAGGAGTGTAAAATGTCATTGAATAAAGTTATCCTCATCGGCCGTCTCGGCCGCGACCCGGAAGTCCGCTATATGCCCAACGGCGAGGCCGTCTGTAACTTCAGCGTTGCCACCAGCGAAACTTGGAACGACCGCAACGGCCAACGCGTAGAACGTACCGAATGGCACAACATCACCATGTACCGCAAACTCGCCGAAATCGCCGGCCAATACCTGCGTAAAGGCAGCCAAGTGTATTTGGAAGGCCGTATCCAAAGCCGTAAATACCAAGGCAAAGACGGTATCGAGCGCACCGCTTACGACATCATCGCCAATGAGATGAAAATGCTCGGCAGCCGCAACGACAACAGCGGCGGCGCACCATACGATGACGGCTACAACCAAGGCAGTCATTCAAGCCAAAGCAGTTACCAACAAGCGCCTCAACAGCAATACCAATCTGCCCCGGCGCAAGAACCCCCGGCCGCCCCGGCCCGTCGTCCTGCTCCGGCACAACCGACCGCTCCGGTTGAGGATATCGACGACGATATTCCGTTCTAATGACTAAATAATAAAAGGCCGTCTGAAAAATAGACTTCAGACGGCCTGAGACCTTTGCAAAATTTCCCAAAATCCCCTAAATTCCCATCAAGACATTTAGGGGATTTTTCATGAGCACCTTCTTCCAACAAACAGCCCAAGCCATAATCTCCAAACACATCGACCGCTTCCCACTATTGAAGTTGGATCAGGTGATTGATTGGCAACCGATCGAACAATACCTGAACCGTCAAAGAACCCGTTACCTCCGAGACCACCGCGGCCGTCCCGCCTATCCCCTGTTGTCCATGTTCAAAGCCGTCCTGCTCGGACAATGGCACAGCCTTTCCGATCCCGAACTCGAACACAGCCTCATCACCCGCATCGATTTCAACCTGTTTTGCCGTTTTGACGAACTGAACATCTCCGATTACAGCACCTTATGCCGCTACCGCAACTGGCTGGCGCAAGACGACACCCTGTCCGAACTGCTGGAATTGATTAACCGACAACTGGCCGAAAAAAACCTAAAATTAGAGAAAGCATCCGCCGCCGTCATTGACGCCACCATTATTCAAACCGCCGGCAGCAAACAACGCCAGGCCATAGAAGTTGATGAGGAAGGACAAGTCAGCGGCCAAATCACACCGAGTAAAGACAGCAATGCCCGATGGATCAAGAAAAACGGCCTCTACAAACTCGGTTACAAACAACATACCCGTACCGATGCGGAAGGCTATATCGAGAAACTGCACATTACCCCCGCCAATGCCCATGAGTGCAAACACCTGTCGCCTTTGTTGGAAGGCATTACCGAAGGTACGACCGTCTATGCCGACAAAGGCTATAACAGTAAGGAAAACCGGCAACATCTGGAAGAGCATCGGATGAAGGACGGCATTATGCGCAAAGCCCACCGCAAACATCCGCTGTCGGAAGCGCAAACCAAACGCAACCGACATCTATCGAAAACACGTTATGTGGTCGAACAAAGCTTCGGTACGCTGCACCGTAAATTCCGCTACGCCCGGGCAGCCTATTTTGGTCTGTGTAAAGTGAGTGCGCAAAGCCATCTGAAGGCGATGTGTTTGAACCTTTTGAAAGCCGCCAACAGGCTAAGTGTGCCTGTTACGGCACCAATATCACTTATGAATCGCTGCAACTGCAAGGGCAATGGTCGCCCGATGTGTTCGGCAAATACAAGCACCAGCTGGAAGCTGCGCTGGGGCAGCAACGCGCCGTGGAATACGAAATCGCGCAGACGCGGCTACTGCTGGCGCAGGGCGTGGCGACGTATTACCGCCAATGGCAGTTGCTGCTGGAAACGCGGCAGCGCGTGGCGCAGCGGGCGCAGTTGAACCGCGAGCGCGAGCAGGTGGTGCGCGAACTCATCCGCGCCGGACAGGTCGCGCCGAGCAGGCTCTATGCGGTACAGCAAGGCAACAGCCGTTTTCAGGCTGCCTTGTCGGATTTGGACGGCAACATTGCGCAAATCCGCCACGCGCTTGCCGCCTTGACCGGGCAACCGGCGCAGGCGTTGGACAACTTCGCGCCCAACCCCGCCGCCAACACCCCCGCGCCGCCCGTGTCGCAGCTCACCGCCGACTTGCTCGGCAAACGCCCCGATTTGGCGGCGCAGCGCGAGGCACTGACCGCCCGCCGCCATTTAGTTGCCAGCGCGAAAACCGAGTTTTATCCGAACATTACGATTAAAGCGTTGGCAGGCTTGTCTAACGTGGAAATCGGCAACCTGCCGCATTCCTCGTCATGGATGGCGGGGCTGCTGCCCAGCGTGAGCCTGCCGATTTTCACCTCTGGCGCATTGCGGGCGAACCTGTCGCGCAAGGAAGCCGAGTTTGACGAGCAGGCGGCGCGTTACAACAAAAACGTTTACACCGCCCTGCGCGAGGCGGCAGATGCGCTGACGCAGTACGAAACCGCCCTGGCGGCGGTGCGCGACCAGACCGAGATGACCGCGCTCGCCCGCAAAAACGCCGCTGCCGCGCAAAGCCGCTTCCACGCGGGGCTGGACAACAAACTGGATTTTCTGGCGGCGCAAGACGAAACCCTGCAAAACGAAGCGCAACTGGCGCAGGCACAGGCGAAGCTGTTTACCGCGTGGCTGGCGTTAAATACCGCCTTTGGCGGAGGTTTTGCGGCGGACAAATAAGGTGTAGAAATCCCTAGCGTTGTTTACAGTATTTCAGGAGAATACTGACATGAACATGCACAAAAACACCCGACTCACCCCGCACCACCGCCAAGCCATTTGGACAGCATACACACAGGAGAAGGAGAGCGTCACCTCCCTGGCCCGTCGTTACCAAGTCAGCCGCGTCACCATCTACCGCGCACTTAAAGCCGCAAGGGGTAGGCTGCTCAAACCCCAAACCAGCACCAACAACCGTTTTAAACAGACAAAGTACGGAATGAAACGTCTGGCCAAGGTAGAACGCAGTATTCAGGAAAAACTCAAAAAGCAGGCCAAACGCTACAACAAGTCCTATCCCGGCGAAATGGTGCACGTCGATACCAAGCGACTGCCGCTGCCCAAAGGGCAGAAAGCCACCGACAAACGAGATTACCTGTTTGTCACCATTGATGATTTCTCAAGAGAACTGTACGCCGCCATCCTGCCGGACAAAACCGCAGACAGTGCGGCCAAGTTTCTAACGGAACAAGTCATCGAACCCTGCTCCTATTTGATCGAGTGCGTGTATTCGGACAATGGCAGCGAATATAAAGGCGAGGCAAGTCATGCTTTCGGCACTGCCTGTTATGAAAACGGCATCAATCAAAAGTTTACCCGTCCTGCCCGACCGCAGACCAACGGCAAAGCCGAGAGGGTTATTCGGACGATTATGGAAATGTGGCACGAAAAGCATAGTTTTGACAGTCCGGAACACCGGCAAAAGGAGCTGTGCCGATTTGTGAACTTTTATAACACTGTGAAGCCGCACGGGTCTGGGCGGCGATACGCCGTTTGAGGTTTTGCAGGCTTACTTTTCTCAACCTGTGGTGTAAACAATGCGGTTATTTTCTACAGCTGAGGTAGCCTAAAAATCTAAAACTTTGTCCCGTCCACCCCACCAAAGGAAACCCCATGCCCCTGCAATCCGGCGGCTACACCTTCAAGCCGCATGAAATGCCCTTTATGCCGGGTTCGCCCGCCTCGCCCGAGCATCCGAAAAAGCGGCGGCTCGCGTATCTTGCCATCGGTTTATTACTCGCGCTGTCGTCGGGCTTCCAAAACGGGCTGCTCACCGCCTCGCTGCCGCAGCTGCGCGGCGATTTGTCGCTCGATTTGCAGCAGGGCGGCTGGATTCAGGCGGTGTATTTCATGGCTTACGCCTGCATGAGCGTCCTCTTTTTCAAAGTCCGCAAGGCGTATGGCCTGCAACGCTTCGTCCGCATCACCCTGTTCGCCCAGCTTGCCGCCAGCCTACTGCAACTGGTTTATCACCATTACGAAGTGCAACTCATCGCGTGTGTTGCCGCCGCCATCGCCGCCAGCGGCCTGCTGGTGCTGTCGATTTACTACATGATGCAGGGCTTTACCGGCACGAAAAAGCTGGCCGGGCTGGTGTTCGGGCTGGGTCTGATGCAGGTCGGCACGCCGCTGGCGCAGAGCCTCGTGCCGCTGCTGTATGGCGACGGCGACCTCAACGGCGTGTTCGCCTTTCAGGCTACCCTCGCGCTCGCCTGCACCGCCTGCCTGTTCGCCCTGCCGCTGCCGCCCGGCATCACCGTGCGCAAATCGTTCACGCTGACCGACGCGCTCAGCTTTACCCTGTTCGCCTCCGGCATCGCGCTGTTGTGCGCCTTTCTCGTGCAGGGGCGCACGGTGTGGTGGACGACGCAGTGGCTCGGCTGGCTGCTCGCGGGCGGAGTGGGGCTGACGGGGCTGGCGTTGTACATCGAATCGACGCGGCACAAGCCGATGCTGGACTGGCACTGGATGACCGTGCCGCAAATCCTCATCTTCGCCGTGATGGGCGCGATGGCGCGGCTCTTGACCTCGCAGCAGACCGTCGGCGCGGCGGGGCTGATGGGCGCGGTGGGCGTGGGCAGCGCGCAGATGAGCACGTTTTACCTGATTGTTGCGGGCGGAATGCTGGCGGGTGTGGTCGGCAGCCTGATTTTGCTGGATATCAACGACATCCGCCGCCCCGTGATGGTTGCGCTCGCCTGTTTCGCCCTCGGTGCGTGGCTGGAAATCGGCGTGGGCATGCAGACCCGCCCCGCGCAACTTTATTTCAGCCAGTTTATCGTTGCCTTTGCCTCGCTGCTGTTTATGGGGCCGATGATGCTTGAAGGCGCACTGCGCGCGCTGGCGAAAAGCCCCGACCACATAATGAGCTTCTCCGCCGTGTTCGGCCTGTCGCAAACCCTCGGCGGGCTGGCGGGTGTGGCAGCATTCAGCGCGTTTTTAACTTACCGCACCCGCGACCACCTCGCCGCCATCGCGCAAAACCTGACCCTCTCCAACCCCGCGCTCGCCGCCGACATCCAGCGCAACGCCGCCGCCCTCTCTGCCACCCTCTCTGACCCGGTGCTGCTGCAAGGCCGCGCCGTCTCGCAAATCACCGCGCAGGCGGGCAAAGAAGCGTCGGTGGCGGCATACAGCGACCTGTTCGCGCTGCTGGCGGCGATGGCGGCGGTATCGACCCTCGTCGCCGTCGCCCTGTGGCTGTACCGCCGTTATTACAAGATTGATATTCTGGCGGCGGAGAAGGCGAAAGTGTTTGCGGCGTTGGGGAAATAGTGTTTCAGACGGCATTAAAGGCAGCCTGAAAACCACCGCACCAACCCATTAACCGAATCAACCCCCAAATCAACGGAAAGCAAAAAATGTCCCAACCCGACACCCCCGAACAACCCGACACCGAATCCCAAAAAACCGCCGTGCCGCCGCCCGAGATGCAGCCTGAAACGTCGTCTGAAACCCCGTCCGAGCCGCAAGAGCCCGCCCAATGGCAGCCTGAAAAACACCGTTTCGGCAGCATCGGCATACTCGCCGCCAGCGCAATCGGCGTGGTGCTTGCCCTGTATGCCTTCCGCCTGCCGCCCTTCGGCATGGGCGAGGTTTACACCAACAACGCCTATGTGCGCGGCAGTGTAACCGCCGTCAGCCCGCGCGTGGGCGGCTATGTGCAGAAAGTGCTGGTGCGCGATTTTGACAACGTAAAAGCAGGGCAGCCGCTGGTGGAAATCGACCCCGCGCCCTACCGCGCCAAAGTCGCCCAAGCCGAAGCTGGGCTGGCGGGGCAGCAGGCGGCGTTGAACAAAACCGCGCAGGACAAAGCCTCCGCCCTCGCCGTCTCCAAAGCCAACCAAGCCGCGATTGACAACGCCCGCGCCCAGCTTGACCGCGCCCGCCGCGAATGGCAGCGCATACAGGCGGTGAGTGCCGATGCCGTGTCGCAAAGCAGCCGCGATGCCGCGCAAACCGCCGTTAAACAAGCCGAAGCGGGCCTGAAACAGGCGCAGGAGCAATACGCCGTGGCGCAGCAGAACATCATCAACACGGGCGTAGGGCGCGAGGGCGCACAGGCGGGCATCGCCAACGCGCAAGCCCTGCTGGACTTGGCAAAACAGGATTTGGGGCATACTGTGATTTACGCGCCCGCCAGCGGCAAACTCGGCGAAGTCAGCGTAAAACAAGGGCAGCTTGTGAGCGCGGGCACGCAGCTGATGTCCGTCGTGCCGCCCGAACGCTGGATCATCGCCAACATCAAAGAAACCGATATGGCCAACGTGAAAATCGGGCAGAGTGCCAGCGTGAGTATCGACGCACTCGGCGGCAAGGCGTTCAGCGGCAAAGTCGCCGAAATCTCGCTCGCCACCGCTTCCGAATTCAGCCTGATTAAAGCCGACAGCGGCACGGGCAACTTCGTCAAAATCGCCCAACGCATCGCCGTAAAAATCGTATTTGACGCAGGGCAACAGGATTTGGAACGCCTCGCGCCGGGGATGTCGGCGGAAGTGAACATTGCTACGAAGTAAGGTAAAAGGCCGTCTGAAAAGTTTTCAGACGGCCTTTCAGACTGCTTTTTTTATTGAAGTAAAGCAAATCGGGCATTATCCGTGCATCAATTGCCCAACCCACTCAACAAAAAGCAGCCTCAAACTCCATTCCCCCATTTTCAGGCTGCCTTGTAAAATTCTATAATTACGCTTTTATGCCAAACCATTTATCTGCGAAAGTCCCACACCCAATTTGACGTTGCCGTCATCGGCGCAGGCCCGTCAGGCTCGGTTGCCTCCGCTCTGCTTAACAAACAGGGCTTCAAAGTATGCGCGCTGGAAAAACAGCATTTTCCGCGCTTTGTGATTGGCGAGAGCCTGCTGCCGCACTGCATGGAAATGCTGGAAGAAGCCGGTTTTGCCGATGCCGTGCGCGCCGAGAAAGGCTTTCAGTTTAAAAACGGCGCAGCGTTCGCATGGCGCATTTCACGCGCATCACCGACAACATCGCCGCCGAAGCCGATTTTGACCACAACAAAATCCTGATTACCACCCACCCGCAGCACCGCGACGTATGGTTTTGGACAATCCCTTTCGACGACAACACCTGCTCGCTCGGCGTGGTCGGCACACCCGACAAACTGGCGGGCGATTCCGAAGCCGTGTTGAAACAAATAGTGGCAGAATGCCCCAATCTGGTTGAATTTTTTAAACATTCCGAATGGGAAAACGGCTTCCCCTACCGCAGCATCCAAGGCTATTCCGCCAATGTTAAAACCCTGCACGGCAAACATTTCGCGCTGTTAGGCAACGCCGCCGAGTTTATTGACCCCGTGTTCTCATCGGGCGTAACCATCGCGCTGCATTCCGCCAAACTCGCCGCTGACCTGCTTGCCCGCCAGCTCAAAGGCGAAGCGGCAGACTGGCAGCGCGAGTTCGCCGAGCCGCTGATGGTGGGCGTAAACGCTTTTCGCACCTATGTGGACGGCTGGTACGACAACCGTTTCCAAAACGTGGTGTACGCACCCAACCGCGCGCCCGAAATCAGCCGCATGATTTCCGCCATTCTCGCGGGCTATGCGTGGGATACGGCAAACCCGTTTGTAGAAAAATCGGAACAGCGGCTGAACACGCTGGCGGAACTGGTGGGGGATTTGGCGTTTGAATAGGTGTTGATGTCGTCTGAAAACAGTTGCAGGTCGGGCATTGATGCCCGACAAACACCGACCTGTTTATCTTAAAATGAGACCTTTGCAAAATTCCCCAAAATCCCCTAAATTCCCACCAAGACATTTAGGGGATTTTGGGGAATTTTGCAAAGGTCTCAAAAGGAGAAGAAATATTACAAACAGCTGTTCCGTTAATTGAGCAAATTGATGAGTTATTTTTCGGAAAGTTGGATAACAACGAAGAACAATTTAAGCATTTTCTTGTTAGATTAAACAAAGAATAAGAATATTATTTATGGAGTTGTCAATTTTGATAGCTCCATACTACATTTGAAACTCAAAAATAGAGCATAGCTATAGAACAGAAATTTATTCAAGAGAATTATTTACACCAAAATATAGAAGTCCTCTGTTTTATTTTCAAAAAGTAAAACAGAGAACATAAATGGTTGGCTCTTGAAAGCAATGTGTAAAAATTTTACGTTAATATTGTAAAATATAATGATATAATTACTCTGTTATCGGGGTTATTTTTACGTATTTTTAAGAAAGTCATCAATATTTGATTGCAACAAGTTGAAATAATTAGAGTTTTATTTTTTCATTCTTTCCTTATATAGAAACAACCATTTTAATGACTAAATAATAAAAGGCCGTCTGAAAAATATACTTTCAGACGGCCTTTAAAATGATTTAAAAGAAAATCCTACATTTGCACCGAGCCGCTGACGGTCAGGCTGATTTCTTCCGAACCCGGAGAGGCTGGTACACCATCTTCTATTCCTGTCGCTACTTCTGCAGCAGGGATTGCACGCAGCATTTTGGCGTGTGCAAAGTCGCCGCCGACTTGGCGGTTGCCGATGTGGCCCAGGTTGAGTTTGACGATTTTGTAGCTGGAGAAGCCGAGTGTTTGGGCGAGGTTTTGGGCGCGGTCTTTGAAGCGCAGGATGACGGCTTTGCTCAATTGGTCGACGGTTTCTTCGCGTTTTTCTTTGGATACGGAAAATGAGGAGTTTTCCAAAACGGCGATATTGATGCTGTCGGCAATCAGGCGGTTGAGTGCTTCAAAATCTTTGCTTTCTACTTTGAAGTAGGCGTGTTCTTCCCAGCCGGTTTGGGTGCGTTTGCCGTTGGTGTATTGATAGCGCGGGGAGGCGTTGCGTTCCATCAGCTCGGCTTTAAATTTGCTGTTTTGGGAGATTTTGTTGAACTGGTTGAATTTCTTCATGAAAGCTTGGTTGACGGCTTGACGGTCTTTGCCTTCTGCATTGACGCTGAAATATGCGGTCATGGTGTCCCGCGGTACTTCCATGTTGGCGGATTCGGAAAATTCAACGATGTTGTAGTTGAGGCTTTCTGCTGCTACGGGCAGGGAAGCGGCTAGCAGTAGGGCAATAAGGGCTGGACGGAGCATTTTGGTTTCCTTATAAGGGGATTTCAAAAAAGTAATTTAGCATGAAAGATGGAAATGTTGGCTTTGGCAAGCGTAAGGATTTGTATGGACTGAGGCTGTCTGAAAAGAAGTTACTTTGTATCCATCAGGCCGACTTCATGGGGATTGAGGCGGGCGTTTTCTTCTTGGCCTAAGCCGATCAATTTCCTCAAGCGGGTCATGTAGGCGTTGACATCTAGGCCTCGTCCGTAGCGTTGCGCTTCCCAGATGGTTTCTGCCAAGGCTTCCATCATATCGTGTTCGGCTTTAACCCAGTCGCCGTTGTAACGGGCGCAAAGTTGTTGGTGGATGGCACGGATGCCCGGGGGCTGATCAATGGCGCTTTGCTCTTGCAGAGAAAGGTGTAGCGACATGTGCAGGAATGGGTTGCTTTCGCCGTCTTCGGGCAGCCATTCTTTATCTAAATATTGTTCGATGTCTTCGAGATAGTGTCCGTATTCGGGATGGGCTTCGATAATGCGTAAGGCTTTTTGCTGTAGGCCGTCCAATTGGAGCGGTGCGAGCCTGTGTTGCCAGACGTGGGCAAAAAATCGGCGGACATCGTGAGTGTTTACGTCATACATGATGGGTGTGATTTGATTTTGGGATATGTGATTATATAACGATTGCGATAAACAAAGGCCGTCTGAAAAATATGTTTTCAGACGGCCTTTGTTTGATAGGTTTAGCGGCGGTCGATGATTCGGTAATACACTTCGCCGTCTTGGACATAGCCCAATTCGACGCGGGCAATTTCGGCGATAGCCTCTTGTCCGTGTGCCAAGTCTTCAACTTCCGCATTGAGGAAATTGTTGCGTAAAGTGAGCGTTTGGTTTTTTTCCTCCTGACGGACGAGCTGCTCCTGCAATTCTTCCGTATGCCCGACGCTGCCTTTGCCAAACCAAAGGCTGTACTGACAGCACAAAAGTGCGAAGGTTAAAACAAAAGTCACCCACTTCATACAATCAATATCCTATATTTTGCTTATTTGCCCAGTTGGTAGAATGCGGCTTTACCGGGGTAGTAGGCGGCTTCGGCCAGTTCTTCTTCAATGCGCAGCAATTGGTTGTATTTCGCCATGCGGTCAGAACGGGACAGGGAGCCGGTTTTGATTTGCATACAGTTGGTGGCAACTGCTAAGTCGGCAATGGTGCTGTCTTCGGTTTCGCCGGAACGGTGGCTCATTACGCTGGCGTAGCGGTTGCGTTTGGCCAAGTCGACGGCTTGCAGGGTTTCGCTCAATGTACCGATTTGGTTGACTTTGACCAGCAATGCGTTTGCCACGCCTTTTTCGATGCCTTCGGCCAAGATTTTTGGATTGGTTACGAACAAGTCGTCGCCGACCAATTGAACTTTTTTGCCCAATTTTTCGGTCAGCAGTTTCCAGCCTTCCCAGTCGTTTTCGTCCATACCGTCTTCGATGGAAATGATTGGGAATTCGTTAACCAGACCTTCCAAGTATTCGGCAAATTCTGCGCTGGTGTAGGAGCGGCCTTCTGCTTCCAGGTGGTATTGGCCGTCTTTGTAGAACTCGCTGGATGCGCAGTCCAGGGCGAACAATACGTCCTCGCCTGCTTTGTAGCCGGCGGCTTCGGTGGCTTCCACCATCAATTGCAGGGCTTCTTTGTGGCTGTTCAGGTTGGGTGCAAAACCACCTTCGTCGCCGACGGTAGTTGGGAAGCCTTTGCTATCGCACAGTTTTTTCAGCGCGTGGAAAATTTCGGCACCGCAACGCAGGGCTTCGCGGAAAGATTTTGCGCCGACAGGCATGATCATGAATTCTTGGATGTTCAGGCTGTTGTTGGCGTGTTCGCCGCCGTTGATAACGTTCATCATTGGAACCGGCAGAGCCATTGGGCCTGCGCCGCCCAAGTAACGGTACAGCGGCAGGCCTGCATCTTCAGCGGCCGCGCGTGCTACGGCCATGGAAACGGCCAAAGTGGCGTTGGCGCCCAAGTTGCCTTTGTTTTCAGTA
Encoded proteins:
- the eno gene encoding phosphopyruvate hydratase, which translates into the protein MSAIVDIFAREILDSRGNPTVECDVLLESGVMGRAAVPSGASTGQKEALELRDGDKSRYLGKGVLKAVDHVNNQIAQALIGIDASEQSYIDQIMIELDGTENKGNLGANATLAVSMAVARAAAEDAGLPLYRYLGGAGPMALPVPMMNVINGGEHANNSLNIQEFMIMPVGAKSFREALRCGAEIFHALKKLCDSKGFPTTVGDEGGFAPNLNSHKEALQLMVEATEAAGYKAGEDVLFALDCASSEFYKDGQYHLEAEGRSYTSAEFAEYLEGLVNEFPIISIEDGMDENDWEGWKLLTEKLGKKVQLVGDDLFVTNPKILAEGIEKGVANALLVKVNQIGTLSETLQAVDLAKRNRYASVMSHRSGETEDSTIADLAVATNCMQIKTGSLSRSDRMAKYNQLLRIEEELAEAAYYPGKAAFYQLGK